The nucleotide sequence AAGCACTACTACGTCTGTCAGGGGGAGATGGAAGAAAATTGTTAAACATCTTCGAGCTTATCATCAATTCGGAAGAAACGGATACCGTTATTATTACAGATGAACTGGTTTTGAGTAAAATTCAGAAGAACACCGTTCTTTATGATAAAACCGGCGAGCAACATTACGACATAATCTCTGCCTTTATAAAATCGATAAGGGGAAGTGACCCCAATGCAGCGGTATATTGGTTGGCCAGGATGATAGAGGGAGGAGAGGATGTGAAATTTATCGCAAGGCGCCTACTTATTTTGGCTTCCGAAGACATTGGCAATGCCAACCCTACGGCCCTAGTAATGGCGAATACTACTTTTCAGGCCGTTACTACCATAGGATACCCCGAAGCTAGGATAATATTGAGTCAGTGCGTCATCTATTTGGCCACCTCACCAAAGAGCAATGCAAGTTATATGGCTATCAACAAGGCCCAGCAAACCGTAAAACAAACAGGGGACCTATCCGTACCCTTGGCATTGCGCAACGCCCCCACCAAACTAATGAAAGACCTGGGTTACGGGGAAGATTACAAATATGCCCACGACTATGAAAATAATTTTATAGCTGAAGAATTTATGCCCAAGGAAGTAGCCAGAACAAACTTTTACCGCCCTGGCAATAATCAACGGGAAAATGCCATAAAGGATTTCCTAAAAAAACGGTGGAAAGATAAATATAACCTCTAAAATTGGTTCAACCCCTGTTATGCCCTGGTTTATCCATAAAAGGTATTAAACCTCAGGGCAAGCCTGTCTGTCGACAAAGGCAGGCCCTGAACCCAATAATAGGAATCGACCCAAGGGTCGAGGTATTGAACCAAGATCCCGCCGAAAAAGGCGGGATTAGTTCAACTTGCAATTTTAAGTGCGTCTTTTTGACTTCTCAAAATTGAGTTTCACTAATAAATTATAAATTGTAATCCTTTGATATCCAATCCCTAAGGTCTCGACTGCGCTCGACCGGACAATACTATTTAATTATAAAATGACCCCCTCAAACTCACTCTAGAGGTTATTCGTTTCGCTGACTCCATTAACTATAGGGAAGAATCTTAGAATTTAATATTCAACTCTTGTCCCATTAATTTATCACCATCGTAGTATTCAAAGTACCATTTGTCTCCCTTTTTCAAAACCACACCACTATTTACATCCCCTTCGGCAATAAAGAAATTGGCCTGGGTGGTAGCGTACATCCTTAATGCTATTTTAGGGGTGCTATCTACCAATTGAAATCCGTTTGGAATAGCCTGCGCATATAATACCCCAGCCTGTTCTGTTTTGTAATCCACATTAGGCAATGCCATAGCAGGCTTATTTTCTGCTTTAGTAATATTGGACTGAACCGGTTCCATGCTTTTGTAGGACTGTTCCTCTAAGGTGGCTTTTTGTTCAACCACCGGGTTAGGCATATTTTGTTTTGGTGCTACACTGGCCTTCTCTTCAATTCTTTTAACATCATTCTTAAAGCTCACGGTAGCGGGTAAAGTATCGCCAGTAGGCTCAAATTTATATCCTAGGCCGGACAAGGACACAAAGCATTCCTTTATTGCCTCCGAAAAGGCCGATTTATAATCTTTTTCCTTGCTACTACCTTCTACCGTGGTGTAAACCACATTAGACTGACAATCCTTGAGCGTAAGGGTTACCTTAGTAGTAAACATGGATGAATCGTCCTTAAGGTTCAAAAGCAGACCAAGACATCTGTTCGCCAACAGATCCGCGGGCATATCATTGTCATAAACTGCCGTAAAGCCATTTTCGACAAGATTATATTTGATCATAGTACTTGTCTGATACTGATTTTCATTTTTAAAAGCTTCAAATTTGGTCGGAACTATAATGTACTTGTATTTGTTTAATTCGGCTTGTGACATGCCATAAAAGCCACACATTAAAATAAGCGGCAAAATAAAGTTTTTCATCATTTCAAATTTCATTGTTAGTGTTGATAATGTCGCCCGCTGCTCCTTGAATTTCATATTGTACAAAATAAAAAGGCAACTCCATCCTTTTGAGATCCATCCACGGGCGAAAATTAATAGACTTAAATAATAATTAGAGCAAAAACTAAACCAATACGGCTTTTTTACATTAAATACTTTGAAAAATATTCCCTAGAAAGGAGCATTTAAATATATTAAGGTTGGTTGCAATAGTTACAATATTATTTCTTCCCCCAAGATATAATATTTAATCCTAATTGAAAAGAGGAGTAATGACTATCCGCTAGGTTATTATAGGCCAATAGGTTATCTGCCATAACATAGATGTTTACGGGGCCCGCCTGTAGATTAAGTCCCAAACCAATATTGCTCCAGGAAAACTTATCTACGGTGTAGGTTGTTTTTAGTGCCAAAGCCCTTCCAAATCTTCGTAAATAAAAGGCGGTAAGCGCAGCTTGTGGCCCTCTCGGCCTGTTGATCACATACAATTGTCCGCCAACACCATTGGCGTATTTGGTATAATCCTTTCTTTTTGACACCATATAATTACAGTCGCAATCCATACTTTGATTAGTGGGCTCTCCCCAATTATAACGTAGGGAACCATACAGTTTGGTAGGTCTAAAATAAATATAGCTCTTATTATTGGTTCCGTGGGGAACCAAAGCATCTACCTCATCCACTAAATCTTGCCAAAAATCGTCATTGGAGTTCGAAAATGCATCCGGTAAAATAACTTCTATCCCCTCAACTGTGGCATTGCCCTTTATGGTATAATTTTTAACGTCGGTGGAACTATAAATAAACCCAAGGTCCAACAAACTTCCGGTTATTACGGTTTGCTTGTTAAGTTTATAAGTAAATCCCAGATCGATACCAAATCCCAAATCTCCACCAAAAAATAGTCTTCTGGTCAAAATTCCAGGTAATAGAGAACTATCATTGTCAATAGCATCCTCTATTTCATTTAGACCTGAGGACCTTAGTTCCAGGTCGGCATCAATGGTATTGGCCAAGAGGTTATTCTGCCCTTCATTGGTTACAAAATAGCCCTTGTTTTTGGTGGACGAAAAATTGAAGGCACTAGAATATATTTTTGCCCTTCCACCAAGGGTCAGGGCCCCATCAACTCTTTTGTTTATTCCGAAATGAAACACATTGAGCATCTCCCCACGTGTTTTTAAATGCCCGAGATCAAATTTTCTTCCCAATTGATCGGCGTTGCCTTCAAAGGCCAGGATAGCATAATCCTTAAACCAATAGCCTATAGCATCACCTTCGTTGTAAATCCCAAAAGAATAGAAATTATCCCTATTACGGCCGCGAAAACCTCCATTCAGCAACTCCACCTGATAAGTACCGCTAAGTTCGTCACGGGTGCTCATACCATATATGGCCCGCTCCCTGACCTTCACGTTAAAATCCACTCCGTCGTCCGCAAACAGATCGTTTACCGTAAGCCCACTACTACCGGCCTGAAATGAAATTCCCGATAATACGGGGATTCCGGCATACCATTGAAAGTCCGTTGACATTCCAGGATTGATCATTAACGCTTGGGGGATCTCAGTAAAATCGTACAGTATTTGCTTGTTCTGGGCAGTAACAAAAATACAGCCCAGTAACCAGGATAATAAGACGAGTTTAACTTGTCTCATTTTAAACGAAGTCTGAATTTTCCACTGGACCTAAAAATAATTTTTGGATCCGGGAGGTTGGAAACGCTACTATTATCTCCTAAATTAAGGACACTTACCTTTATACTTGAGGTATTTTTTATAATTTCTATGCTTCGTCCGGTACCAGTACCATAGGCCACCTGCAATTGCACAAGGGGCGTTGGCGCCGGATCTACATGAAAATATTGGGTATCCAGTGTATTCCCACCTTCATCCAAAAATTCAACCGTGGCCTCCATTTCCTTACTGGTGGTATTCTCTATTTCATAAAATATAAAGCCATCCAAAACTCGGTCCGAGAAGGCATCTTCACTAAAACCGTCAAAATTAAAATCTTGGGAATAAAAATCCTGTCCCTGAATTTCATTCAACAACCTTTCTGGCGATTCTATATACAATATACTCGCCTCTACCGTAGGAATAATTTCCAAATCATCATATTGATCGAAGTTTTGCCTTTCTATACAGGAATAGAGCGCAAGCATAATAATGGCGGGAAGTAAAATTCTATTTTTCATACCAAAACCTTCCAAGAACAACTACTGGTACCGTGTTGTTATAGTGTTACTCTAAATTATAACTCTATAAATAAGATTTTATTTCACTTAAATCGTGAATCATGTCGCAATATTCGTGCTTTGGTTCATTATTGGCGTTGAAATGAAGGGTATGAAGCCCTACCGACTTTGCTCCCAAAATATCTGCCTCCAAACTGTCACCGATCATCAAGGATTTCTGGGGCAGCACCTTGGCCTTTTCAAGTGCCAATCTAAAGATAATTGGGTTGGGCTTTTTAACACCGGCCATTTCTGAATTAATTATATGCTCAAAATAATTGTGAATATTGGAGCTGTGTAATTTTTTGTACTGTATTTCCTGAAAACCGTTAGTGATAATATGTAATTTATAATTCGGCTTCAAATAGTCCAAAACTTCTGTTGTATTGGGGAAAAGATGGTTGTATGATGACAAATACTCAATATATTGATCGGATAAAACATCAATTAATTCATTGGATATGGTATACCCTAGCCTATCAAAGGTAATTTTCAATCTTTGGAACCTCAATTCATTTTTGGTTATTTTCCCTTCCCGATAAAGCTTCCAAAATTCAAAATTTAAAGGGATATATACCTTTAAAAAATCGTTGAGCTCCACATTGACAGAGTTCTCCGAAAGAATTTTTTGAAAAGTCAGGGCGGAGTTTCTCTCAAAATCCCATAGGGTATGGTCCAAATCAAAAAAAACATCTGTAACAAGATTCTTAAACATTTACTCGTTTTAGGATACTACTATATAATTTCTTCCAATTCAATTTGCTTTCACCCCCAATCAATTCATTTGAAAAAACTGTTATGAACTTGCCGTTCACCTTTTTTGTTTCCAAATAAAGTCTCTCCACAGCGGAAAAGGCCTCCGTTCTATTTCTATATTTCAACAAGCCATAATCGTGCACCGCAAAAGGATGTATCTTAATGGGCTGCTGAACTTCCAAAGGGATATCATAAAAATAAAAAGGCGTACAGGTACCTGCCCTAAATCCAATTTCATGGGTGTATCCCATGGTATAGTCGTCCGTAAAACCAGCTTCGATCAAATTCCTATATGTTTCTGGAATGTCTACCCTGTTATAGCGCATACGGGAACTACCAACAGGCCTATTGATTACATTGGCCAGATTTTTTTTCTCCTCCTTGAGCAGGGCTATATCATTAAAGGAACTATAGGAACAGGACAAAGAAACCTTATCGTAGTCTGCTACAGATTTAATTAGGTGCTTAAATTTATTATTGTTGGGGGACACATTTTTGTCGTAAGTGGAATACTCCGCAAACTGGAAAAAAAACATGCCCTTTACCTTGTTGTTCTTGTGCAATTCTATTAGTTCGAAAAAATTGTCATAAGGATCCTTTTTCAAATTTACCCATACCGAAACCCTATCAAAAACCCTGCGGATCTTTAGGGAAGCCAAATCGAAAAGAAATCCAGACATACCACGGACAAATCCTCTATGGGCAAAACAATGGGAACTGGATACATCTATGATGGAGGTATAAGTATAATTTCTTGGTCTGTGTTTAAGATCCTTGAATTTTACCTTTAATGCAAACAATAGTTTTTGGGCCCAAATGTCTACCAACGGCTTTTCCAGAAAATCGTGCTGAAAGGCCAAACTGTCCTTGGGTGAAAATCTACCATGCATATCCTTTACGTGGGGCAAATACTCTTCGTACCTACTCAACATGTAAAAACTTGCAGAAAAAATATCGAAGGGCAGATTACTTCTGTCCCCGGTAGCAAAAAAACAAGGCGTACCATCCCAATCCGCCAAATATATCTGTATGTCGTTAATTCCCTGCTCAAACAACAGGTCGTTGCTCCGCACAAAGAATTCGTTCTGTAAAGGCTGTTTGGTGTATGTTATCTTTGGCCCGGTATGTTTAATAAAATCCTCAACTTTGGTAGTGTAGCTAACCTCTATTCCCAAAATAGTTGTAAATATATGCCGCATAATATAACTGAAGCGATGTGTAATTTTATGGGTATAGATGAGCAACATAATTATTTACTTAGTCCTTTAAAAAAGCCCTGCATTTTTGATTTTGGAAGTCTCTGACCAAAACCATAGATCGCAAGCTCCATTTTAAAGGATATTTTCATCTGCAAAACTAAAGTATTCTTTCTGTGTGATGATGATATGGTCCAAAACTTTTATATCCAAGGCCTCTGCAGCTACTTTTAGTTTTCTTGTAATCTGCTTATCGGCCTCACTAGGCCTTAAGGTACCTGAAGGATGGTTATGGGCCAAAATCAGTCCTACTGCACCCAACTCCAATGCCTGTTTTAAAACTAAGCGAACATCTACCAATGTCCCGGTAATCCCCCCCTTACTAAGTTGCCCAGCCTGAAGCACTGCGTTGGAATTATTCAGAAAAACTATCCAAAATTCCTCATGTGGCAGCTCGCCCATCTTAGGCTGTAAAAGTTCAAAGACATTTTTACTACTGCTGATTTTTGTTATTTTTTGAGCCTCTTCTCCCCTGCGTCTCCTCCCTATTTCCAGGGCAGCAGCGATAGAAACCGCCTTGGCCTCCCCAATTCCCTTAAATTGCATAAGCTGTTTAATGGACAATTTCCCCAGTTCGTTCAGATTGTTGTTTACCGAGGCCAATATGCGTTTCGAAAGCTCCACGGCACTTTCATTGCGACTACCCGAGCCTATTAGTATGGCTATCAATTCCGCATCGGAGAGGACGGATTTTCCTTTTTGCAACAATTTCTCACGAGGCTTATCATCATCGGACCAATGTTTAATAGAGAAAGAAGATGGTTGTTGTTGCATAACCTAAAGATAAGAATCTTATGGTTTTATCATAATCAGAAAATTAAATTTTAAAATGGCCGGCAACATAAACTCCTACATAAAAAAAGCCCATCCGCCATTCCGATAAAAAATGGCCTATGGGCTCCTATGATTTAGGTCTAATATTAAATTTTAGAATTCCCTATAAGGTGCATCCAAGAACTTATTGGCCTCTGGTTCCGAAAATCTAGCGGTGGCGTTATCCCAATGCAAGGTCTTATTTGGAAAGCGGCCTGCAATAACCCCCAACAATATAGTTTCTGTTAGTCGTGCCGAATATTCAAAGGGAGCTGTAGTTTCGGCTTTGCCCAAACAGGCGTCCACAAACTGATGATAGTGCTTGTCCCCTTCGGAATCATAGTCCCTAACCGGCTCGCCTATGGCATCCTGATCCTTGATTATTGACAAATCCAGCTCCTGATATTCGCCATCTATAATAAGTCTGGGCAACTCCATAAAATGCGGCAATAAAAGTCTCCCTTTTTCACCTACAAACATAGCCCCTTGCCCAGGTAGTTTCTCATTGTTGGGCAATTTCAAGTCTTTATGCTTCTCAGGAGCCCCTTTGCCGTCGTACCAGATCCACTTCAAGGTATCGGCCGTATATTCGGTTCCGGGAAAGGTATAGGTAACGGTGTTCTTTTCAGGGAATCCGAATCCTGTTGGTTTTCTACATTGGTTCTTTATAGTCATGGGGACGTCCAATTTAAGGGCGTTGTAAGGGGTGTCAAAAATATGTACGCCCATATCTCCCAATGTACCACAGCCGTAGTCCAATAATTTTCTCCAATTGGCCGGATGGTAATATCCCTCCTTATAAGGTCTTTCGGCAGAAGTCCCCAACCACAGGTTCCAATCCAAATTCTCAGGTACCGGATCTGATCCTTCCGGCTCCGGACCATCAAAGCCCCAGTTCTTGGGAGACCAAGCCCTAACCGTGCTAACCTTCCCTATAATTCCTGATTGGATCAATAAAGTAGCCAATTTGTAATCGTAGAAAGAATGTACCTGAATTCCCATTTGGGTGACCAAGTTTTTTTCCTTTGCCATCTTGCGCATCGCTCTGGCTTCCACTACGTGATGGGTAAGGGGTTTTTGACAATATACCGGTTTTCCGATCTCCATGGCCATCATGGAAGCAGGAGCATGGGTATGATCCGGGGTCGAGACTATTACCGCATCTATATCGTTCTTCATTTCTTTGAGCATCACCCTATAATCCTTGTAGACTACAGCGTTGGGGTGCAATTTTTTGGCCCCTTCCAATGCCTTGGAATCTACATCGCAAAGTGCAACTACATCCACCAATTCATGTGAGGATATGGACTTAAGGTCGGCCCCTCCCATATTACTAACACCTATATGGGCCGTTCTTAAGCGTCCATTTTTGGACAAGGCCCAAACAGAGGTTGGCAGTAGTGCCGTTAAACCCAAGGCAGCGGTACTTTTTAGAAAGTCTCTTTTTTTCATAAGTAAGTTTTTTATTGTTTTTATTATCGGTCAAACCAAACCAACAGAATTAATTTCTAAAGTTTTCTAATTTTTATATTTCTGAACCAAATGGGACTTGAATGATCCTGAAATCCGATATATCCAGACTTGAACTTGCCATAATATTCCTCATCCTTCCATTTTCCGGAATTCTTTCTTTCATACCAATCCTCGGACCATGGAACAAAAGATAGTACTCTTTTCCCGTTGAGCCAGTGCTCCACCTGCTCTGGCGTAAATACTATTTTAGAAGAATTCCACTCTCCAACAGGATTCAATATTTTTTGTTCCGGATCGGCCACATGCATGGCATAATCCGAGGCTGTTTGCTGTAAGGGTTGGAGTGCTGCTGGATTTTCGGTATGCCCAAGGCTCAGGTTATAGGCCGTTAGATCATGGATTTTTGCATAGTTTTCATCATCGATCAACTGGTATTCAGGAGAAATATTTGGTGGCCCGGCATTAGGTATACCTTCCTTTAGGTGATAAAAAATGCCACTATTGCCTCCTTCCGGCAATTTCCATTCCACATAGAACTCAAAATTATCAAACTCTTCCAAACCATAGATAATATCCTTTCCCCCGGTATAATCCTGTTCTAGTCCCAATTCGGTATCAAACGTCAATACGCTGTCCTTCACGACCCAGCCTGGAGGCAATGATTCCCCGTTGTAAGCTCTCCATCCGTTGGTTGTTACTCCATCGAACAAGTATATCCAATTTTCGCTTTCTGCCGCAGTTTCAGCTTTAGCTTCAGCTTCGGGTTTGTTATCAGTTTTGGTTTTGCAGGAAGATAGTACCAATGCAAAGGAAAAAAAGGCAATTAGCAGTTTCATGTATTTACTTTTTTTGTAGTATTTATAAAAACATGAAGATAAAAAAAAATCGCAAGAGACCTAAGGTAGTGAAGTGTAATTTAAACGGATTTCAACTCCCGTAACAAATTCTCCATATTCAATGGCTTTGTAAACATTATCAAGGATCCGTCCGGCCCATAGGTCCATAGGCTTTTTGGGCGGTCCCAGTATAGTTCCACTCCGTTTTTGTCAGGGTCGTCCAGATAAATGGCTTCCGAAACACCATGGTCACTTGCCCCCGTTAACGGATATTCTGCCTTAAGTAAACGCAGATATATGTTGGCAAGATCTTTTCTAGTGGGATATACTATTGCCGTATGGAAAAGACCTACACTATTGGTAGGCGCGGGAGACAGGCCTTTACTATGCCATGTATTTAAACCAATATGATGGTGGTATCCCCCAGCGGAAATAAAGGCGGCCTGATTTCCGTACATTGTGGTCACTTCAAAGCCCAATAGATTACAATAAAAATCCAAAGATCGTTCCAGGTCTGCAACCTTTAAATGTACGTGTCCAATTCGGGCCTGTGCAGGAATAGTATAGTCATTTTCCATTTTCGGAGTGATTTTTACGCAATCATCAATCTCTAATTACCAACTTAAAAATTTGTGCATCAACTACCCTTGACATCATCAATACTTATAAATTCTTGCCGCATAAGTGTTGGAACTGTCAATGCGATAAATATTCATGGGATAATCGCCGGAAGGCTTAAGAATGGGCATTTCTACAGTCTTTTTCTTTGAAGAAATGTTATTGGACTTCTGATTGTCCATCACACTACCAAGCCGATCTTTATAATTGAAGTCAAAAACAATAGAATCCTTTGACCCATTCCCCTTTCTTTTAAATGCATTGGCCTCATGCAGGCTCCAATCCTTTACCAATGCATCGTTATCTACAGAAGGCATAGGGTTTTGCTGGGCATTTAAACTATTGCCCATTAAAAACAATACTGCACAAAAAAAAGTGAAATGTTTCATTTTATATTTTTTTTGTGGGCACAACATCAATGCAATTTTTTAAAACTCCTCGCAATGAATACCCTTTTCAATTTGTTTCCTTAAGGCGGTTACAATAGTTTCCAATTCCTCTGGTGCCTTGCCATACTCAAAGGTAACCTTGTATTTCTTGCCGGAAAAATTTTCAACCTCCAACCACTCGGCTCCTCCATCTGCGCAATCCGGACATCCCACGACTTCTGGCAACGAAAAAAATTCTTTTAAATCTACTGCTTTTTTAATAGAGTCCCAACTCAATCGGGTCAAGTTTTCTTTACAATCAATAGCTTCTACCTGATTATTCCAACCTGAACGGGAATAAATTACCGTGTCCGACTTTAGCAACATATCAATCTTACAATAGCCAACACACATTCCAAAGGAAGTGCCATAACCTATCTGCTTTATATCTGAAGGATTCACCTCATTTTTTTCACAAGAAAGCATTAGGCCGGTCATCAACAAAAGAATTATACCCTTTTTCATTGGTTAGTTGTTTAAAAATGAAGCTTCACCCAAAGTATCCCCTTTAGAGACTTTTAGCTAATTAAAATACTGATGTTAAGATGTTTATAATGCTATTTGGTTGCGTAGTCTATTTTTATATTTAAGCAAGGGCAGTACCATCTACACCCCCAATAAGAATTGATATAACCTCTTCCAAGGTGTCCAATACCCCAGGATTGGTGCAGTTGATCATAATGGAAA is from Arenibacter algicola and encodes:
- a CDS encoding polysaccharide deacetylase family protein; this encodes MLLIYTHKITHRFSYIMRHIFTTILGIEVSYTTKVEDFIKHTGPKITYTKQPLQNEFFVRSNDLLFEQGINDIQIYLADWDGTPCFFATGDRSNLPFDIFSASFYMLSRYEEYLPHVKDMHGRFSPKDSLAFQHDFLEKPLVDIWAQKLLFALKVKFKDLKHRPRNYTYTSIIDVSSSHCFAHRGFVRGMSGFLFDLASLKIRRVFDRVSVWVNLKKDPYDNFFELIELHKNNKVKGMFFFQFAEYSTYDKNVSPNNNKFKHLIKSVADYDKVSLSCSYSSFNDIALLKEEKKNLANVINRPVGSSRMRYNRVDIPETYRNLIEAGFTDDYTMGYTHEIGFRAGTCTPFYFYDIPLEVQQPIKIHPFAVHDYGLLKYRNRTEAFSAVERLYLETKKVNGKFITVFSNELIGGESKLNWKKLYSSILKRVNV
- a CDS encoding DUF5723 family protein, giving the protein MRQVKLVLLSWLLGCIFVTAQNKQILYDFTEIPQALMINPGMSTDFQWYAGIPVLSGISFQAGSSGLTVNDLFADDGVDFNVKVRERAIYGMSTRDELSGTYQVELLNGGFRGRNRDNFYSFGIYNEGDAIGYWFKDYAILAFEGNADQLGRKFDLGHLKTRGEMLNVFHFGINKRVDGALTLGGRAKIYSSAFNFSSTKNKGYFVTNEGQNNLLANTIDADLELRSSGLNEIEDAIDNDSSLLPGILTRRLFFGGDLGFGIDLGFTYKLNKQTVITGSLLDLGFIYSSTDVKNYTIKGNATVEGIEVILPDAFSNSNDDFWQDLVDEVDALVPHGTNNKSYIYFRPTKLYGSLRYNWGEPTNQSMDCDCNYMVSKRKDYTKYANGVGGQLYVINRPRGPQAALTAFYLRRFGRALALKTTYTVDKFSWSNIGLGLNLQAGPVNIYVMADNLLAYNNLADSHYSSFQLGLNIISWGKK
- a CDS encoding 3-keto-disaccharide hydrolase, whose translation is MKLLIAFFSFALVLSSCKTKTDNKPEAEAKAETAAESENWIYLFDGVTTNGWRAYNGESLPPGWVVKDSVLTFDTELGLEQDYTGGKDIIYGLEEFDNFEFYVEWKLPEGGNSGIFYHLKEGIPNAGPPNISPEYQLIDDENYAKIHDLTAYNLSLGHTENPAALQPLQQTASDYAMHVADPEQKILNPVGEWNSSKIVFTPEQVEHWLNGKRVLSFVPWSEDWYERKNSGKWKDEEYYGKFKSGYIGFQDHSSPIWFRNIKIRKL
- a CDS encoding Gfo/Idh/MocA family protein — translated: MKKRDFLKSTAALGLTALLPTSVWALSKNGRLRTAHIGVSNMGGADLKSISSHELVDVVALCDVDSKALEGAKKLHPNAVVYKDYRVMLKEMKNDIDAVIVSTPDHTHAPASMMAMEIGKPVYCQKPLTHHVVEARAMRKMAKEKNLVTQMGIQVHSFYDYKLATLLIQSGIIGKVSTVRAWSPKNWGFDGPEPEGSDPVPENLDWNLWLGTSAERPYKEGYYHPANWRKLLDYGCGTLGDMGVHIFDTPYNALKLDVPMTIKNQCRKPTGFGFPEKNTVTYTFPGTEYTADTLKWIWYDGKGAPEKHKDLKLPNNEKLPGQGAMFVGEKGRLLLPHFMELPRLIIDGEYQELDLSIIKDQDAIGEPVRDYDSEGDKHYHQFVDACLGKAETTAPFEYSARLTETILLGVIAGRFPNKTLHWDNATARFSEPEANKFLDAPYREF
- a CDS encoding YjjG family noncanonical pyrimidine nucleotidase encodes the protein MFKNLVTDVFFDLDHTLWDFERNSALTFQKILSENSVNVELNDFLKVYIPLNFEFWKLYREGKITKNELRFQRLKITFDRLGYTISNELIDVLSDQYIEYLSSYNHLFPNTTEVLDYLKPNYKLHIITNGFQEIQYKKLHSSNIHNYFEHIINSEMAGVKKPNPIIFRLALEKAKVLPQKSLMIGDSLEADILGAKSVGLHTLHFNANNEPKHEYCDMIHDLSEIKSYL
- a CDS encoding VOC family protein is translated as MENDYTIPAQARIGHVHLKVADLERSLDFYCNLLGFEVTTMYGNQAAFISAGGYHHHIGLNTWHSKGLSPAPTNSVGLFHTAIVYPTRKDLANIYLRLLKAEYPLTGASDHGVSEAIYLDDPDKNGVELYWDRPKSLWTYGPDGSLIMFTKPLNMENLLRELKSV
- the radC gene encoding RadC family protein, coding for MQQQPSSFSIKHWSDDDKPREKLLQKGKSVLSDAELIAILIGSGSRNESAVELSKRILASVNNNLNELGKLSIKQLMQFKGIGEAKAVSIAAALEIGRRRRGEEAQKITKISSSKNVFELLQPKMGELPHEEFWIVFLNNSNAVLQAGQLSKGGITGTLVDVRLVLKQALELGAVGLILAHNHPSGTLRPSEADKQITRKLKVAAEALDIKVLDHIIITQKEYFSFADENIL
- a CDS encoding replication-associated recombination protein A, translated to MNEPLAERVRPKTLEDYISQNHLVGENGSLTHQIKKGILPSLILWGPPGTGKTTLANIIAQESGRPFYTLSAISSGVKDVREVIEKAKQSGGLFTTKNPILFIDEIHRFSKSQQDSLLGAVEKGWVTLIGATTENPSFEVIPALLSRCQVYILNPFGKEDLEAMLHRAMTEDKYLKTKKIKLKETEALLRLSGGDGRKLLNIFELIINSEETDTVIITDELVLSKIQKNTVLYDKTGEQHYDIISAFIKSIRGSDPNAAVYWLARMIEGGEDVKFIARRLLILASEDIGNANPTALVMANTTFQAVTTIGYPEARIILSQCVIYLATSPKSNASYMAINKAQQTVKQTGDLSVPLALRNAPTKLMKDLGYGEDYKYAHDYENNFIAEEFMPKEVARTNFYRPGNNQRENAIKDFLKKRWKDKYNL